The window CAACGAGTGGTGTTCAAACATTGTGGGAGAACCATTCAAAATAGCCAAGCAAGCATTCAACCAAAAACGCATGGATTTTCTAGCGCAAGGTGTCGCAGGAGTGTTATACCCCCCATCAATTTTACCTAAAGAAACATTCAACGAGCAAGCCATAAAAAGATTATGCATTTATGCTGATGATTTTTGGTTGAAATGCATGGAACTAATGGCAAACATTCCTACTGTATGTCCAAAAACAAGAATAAAAATCCATGCAATTTATTTTTCGCAGGAAACAGCCCTGTTTAAGATAAATATATTAGAGAATAAGAACGACTCTCAGTTCCAAGCCATTCTAGAAGAATACAAAGATTACAACCTATTGGAAAAGCTAAAAGCATGATACCTCAAGAATTCTGGCATTCACCTTTGTGGGAAAACTGTCGCAGATTGAAAGTAGTCAAGCTGTTTGGCTTTCTATACAGAAGACTTCTTACTCTTCGTCATCTAATTCTATCAGTATTCTTTCGACCATACATCGCCTGGACTGCAAGGAATAAATCCGTAAAAAAAGAGCCTTACGATTTTGGCAATCTTTACGCATCGCTAACTACCTATCCTGCAAGAATTAACGACTGTTATTATACAATTTGCTCTATTCTTTCACAGCGAACCCCAGTAAATAAAATTGTCGTCACTCTAACAAAAGAAGAATTCCCCTCAGGAGAAAGGGACATTCCTGAAAGAATTTTAAACCTGAAAGAAAAAGGTGTGGAATTCATTTGGGCTGATACAAATCTCAAGCCGCACAATAAATACTTCCATATTATGCAGAAGTATCCTGAAGCAACGATTATTACCATAGATGACGATATAATCTATTCACGGAGCACGTTTTCCAAGCTGGTAAACAGCTACCAGAAAAATTCCAAAGCCATAATAGCACTTTGTACTGATAGATTTCTTGTAAAGGACAATGAAATTTTGCCGTATAGTGAATCTATGCATTGCTACGATTCAAAAATCAACGAGCCGAGAATGGACTTGTGCGCAAATGGATTTGCAGGAGTTTTGTATCCGCCGTCTATTCTACCCCAAGAAACTTTTAATGTAGATGCTATAAAAAAATGTGCCCCTATTGCAGATGACATCTGGCTTAAATATATGGAAATTATGGGAAAAGTTTCCGTAGTTTGCGCATGTTCCTACAAGGATCCCATAGTCATTCCAGACGGACAAAGTACAGCTCTGCTAAACCAAAACAATTTGCAAAACCAAAATGACGTACAACAAAAAAATATTGAAAAATTTTATTCTAATTTTGATTTTGTCAAAATGATTAAAAACGAGAATTAATGCCCTTAATCACCATCTTCACTCCGACTTATAATCGTAAAGATTTGATAGAACGTCTCTATCAATCTCTTTTACTGCAAACACAAAAGTGTTTTGAGTGGGTGGTCATTGATGATGGTAGCACAGACAATACCGAATCGTTCTTTACCGAAATACAAGCAACAGAGCAACCGTTTTCCATTCGTTACGTGAAACAGCAAAATGGTGGTAAACATAGAGCCATCAACAAAGGAGTTTCCATAGCTAAAGGCGAGTTATTTTTCATCGTAGATTCCGATGACACCCTCCTCCCCCAAGCTATTGAAAAGATTTGCCAATGGGACGCTACATTAGATAATTCCCACAAATGGGCTGGACTTGCAGGGCTTCGAGGCAAAACTGAAAGCCTGGTTATCGGTCAAAGAAATAATTCCGCTCCGTTTGTTGATGCAAAGAACTCCGAACGACAGCAAAAATCTCTAGAAGGAGACAAAGCTGAAGTCTATTTCACTGAGGTTCTCCGCAAGTATCCTTTCCCAGAGATTCCTGGGGAAAAATTCATCTCGGAAGAAATCGTATGGAACGCAATAGCACGAGATGGATATTACCTGCGCTGGTTTAACGAAATCATCTATACATGCGATTATCTTGACGGAGGTCTGACAAAAGACAATTCCAAGGAAAGAAACAACCCAGAAGGTTGCCTTTTGTGGGCTAAGGGACAGCTGGAAACATTTCCCGACAACTCGCGCAAACGTTTTCTTGCTATCGCAATCTATAGAAACGCAGTAAAACACGTCAAAAATATTTCGACGACAGCAAAAGAATTATCAGTATCACCTTTTTCTGTTGTAGCAGCATCATTGATGTTAAGCATATATCAACCTTTGTTCAATCTTTTACAAAGGAATAAGCATTGATTCCCAAGGTAATACATTATTGTTGGTTCGGCCATAATCCTCTGCCACCATTAGCGGAGCGTTGTATTGCATCATGGAAGAAGTTCCTTCCAGACTACGAAATCAAGGAATGGAACGAAGATAACTTCGATGTAAGCCAAATTCCATACACAGAGCAGGCCTACAAAAACAAGAAATACGCCTTCGTCAGCGACTACGCAAGATTCAAGATCTTATACGAGCATGGCGGCATCTATTTCGATACAGATGTAGAGGTCATCAAGCCTATTGACGACATTCTCGCCAAAGGCGCCTTTATGGGATTGGAACAAGACGTTAGCGAAGGGTTCGCCTGCGCCCCTGGATTAGGCATAGCTTGTGCGCCCAAGGCCAAGCTAATGAAGTCTCTCATAGATTTATACCAGGATCTTCAATTTGAAAACAGCGATGGAAGCATAAATACAAAAACTGTCGTTGAACACACTTCTGAATTGATGATTCGAGATGGAATTTCCATCCATCCAGGCATTCTTGAATTTCAAGATTTCTCAATTTACCCCAAGGAATATTTTTGCCCTAAGCCATCAGAATTTGGAAAAATCAATCTTACAGAAAATACAAGAACCATCCATCATTATGCTGGATCCTGGATTTCGAAGAAGCAGCGTTTCGCAAATCTTTTGATTAAAATTTTTGGGAAGAAGATTGTTTTAGCCCTTTGGCGTTTTATAAAGTAATTCAAGCACACCATAGCACTTTCGAATATCAAAACGGTCGTTATCTACACGACAATCAACGTTTTCAACCCGAGTATTCTTCTTCACAAGTTCAGCCACCCAAGGCTGAACTTCTTTTATAGGAAGCTTTTTCACCCTAGAGGAAATCGCAACTTCGTTAGGAACAGCATCGCTCACAACGCACTGCAGCCCATTATATTGAGCCTCCACAAGGGTCATGGGAAATGCTTCACGCACAGAAGGCAAAAGCAACACATCAAACGCACAATAAAAGGGAACCGTATCCTTCTGTAGACCAGAAAAGATTACTGAATCATCCAAGCTTTTTTCGTGTACCAACGTTTTCACATCATCTTGCAAAGGACCATTTCCCACAAGAAGAAGTTTTGCCTTGGGATTTTTCTTCAGTAATTCAGCAAACAGTTCTATAATAAAACGATGATTCTTCTCCGGAAAAAACCTTCCCACATGTCCCACTACAAAATCATCTTCTGCAATTCCGTATTGTTCGCGAATTCGCTTTCGTGCAATAGCGTCAAACTTAAATCGTTCCGGATCAATGGCATTAGGGAGAATAGTCACCTTCCCATTTGCAACCGTGCGCTTACCCCACCCATTTTCTGCGGCAGACTTGCCACAAGCAAGCCAATGAGTAGCAAACATTTTATTCGGGATTCGCAGCATTGCGCACAACAGCCTTAGCAACGGATTCGTGGGATGATAAGCCTGGTGATGGTGAGCAATCCTTTTCGGAACTCTCGCCAACCAAGCCAAGAACATTACATAGGCATTCAGGAACCAATCCAAATGCGAGTGAACCACGTCGTAGTGACCATCCCTAAAAATACGGAAGATTGACCACAAATGTTTAATAGGGTGATGCACCTTATCCGGAATCTGGATGCAGTTTATTCCAGCCTCATTGAAGCGCTCCAAAATCTGCGGATTCGGTTCATACTGATAAAGCAAATCAAAATGTATATCACTCATGCGCGAGCAGTAGTTCAGAACCACCTGCTCCGAGCCACCACCCACAATACCGTGGAGAACTTGACATACCTTGACTTGCTTGTTCATCCTAAAATTCTACCTTACGCTAAATCAAAAAATCCAAATAATTCTCAGGCGTTACTACCGTAGCACTTTTCACAGGATAGTTTCTCGTAAAAGTCTCCGGAATCTTTGTTCTACCTTTTTTAGGATTCCACTTCATTTCGTAAACAGTGTACTGACCATCCTGTTCCTCGACAAAGTCAATTTCCTGTTGAGCCGTAGTCCTCCAAAAATAAGTATTGCAATGGTTTTGCGAGTACTCGTTCCATTTTAGGCGCTCCGTTATGAAGAAATTTTCCCACAAGGCCCCAGCGTCGTTTCGGAGTTCCAACGGAGCAAAATTTTGTAAAATGGCGTTCCGCACCCCATTGTCCCAAAAATAGACTTTCTTTCCCTTTTTCAATTCTGTCCGCACATTCCTATTAAAAGCATTCAGTTTGAACACAACGAAACACTTTTCAAGAAGATCGATGTACTTTTCCACTGTCCGCGTGTCAGAGCCGATGGTCTGTGCAAGTTCATTATACGAAACTTCACTCCCAATTTGAAGCGCCAACGCAACAAGCAATTTTTCAAGCAGAGTCGGCTTGCGAATTTCTTCAAAAGAGAGAAGGTCCTTGTACAAATAGCTGTTTGACAAATTAAGCAGTATTTCCTTCGCATTTTCAGGGTTATTCAAAACATCTGGATAGGACCCATATATCATGCGACTATGAAGAGCCTGCTTTACAGCAATCAACCCTTGCGCATCATAAATTTCCTTGGAAGAAATGGGAAAAAGCCTGTACTCTAGTTTACGGCCTGTCAACGGTTCGTTCAAGCGATCACGAAGATCAAGGGACGACGACCCCGTAACCATCAGTTGAACATCCTTAAAATTATCAGCAATCCTTTTTAAAACCAAACCGACTTGAGGCACTCTCTGAGCCTCATCAATAATCACCAGTTTATTATCAGCAATAAGCAGTTTTAGATCCCTTGCGTTTATATTTTGCAAGGTTTCCTTGACCTCAGGTTCGTCGCAATTCAAAAAAAGTTTCTTCCCATCATAGCCTTGCGCCAATTCATTGAACAAGGTTGTCTTGCCGACCTGACGCGCGCCAACCAAAACAAGAGCCTTGCCCTTAAAGAAAGACTTATTCAGAACCTGTTTAATATGTCGTCCAAGCATCATAATGATAAAGAATATACATATTTTTTGGATTACAATCTAAAAACTTCATAATATTTCATACATTTGATGAAATTTGGGACTTGCGACCCA is drawn from Fibrobacter sp. UWR4 and contains these coding sequences:
- a CDS encoding glycosyltransferase, producing MKVVKLFGFLYRRLLTLRHLILSVFFRPYIAWTARNKSVKKEPYDFGNLYASLTTYPARINDCYYTICSILSQRTPVNKIVVTLTKEEFPSGERDIPERILNLKEKGVEFIWADTNLKPHNKYFHIMQKYPEATIITIDDDIIYSRSTFSKLVNSYQKNSKAIIALCTDRFLVKDNEILPYSESMHCYDSKINEPRMDLCANGFAGVLYPPSILPQETFNVDAIKKCAPIADDIWLKYMEIMGKVSVVCACSYKDPIVIPDGQSTALLNQNNLQNQNDVQQKNIEKFYSNFDFVKMIKNEN
- a CDS encoding glycosyltransferase family 2 protein; amino-acid sequence: MPLITIFTPTYNRKDLIERLYQSLLLQTQKCFEWVVIDDGSTDNTESFFTEIQATEQPFSIRYVKQQNGGKHRAINKGVSIAKGELFFIVDSDDTLLPQAIEKICQWDATLDNSHKWAGLAGLRGKTESLVIGQRNNSAPFVDAKNSERQQKSLEGDKAEVYFTEVLRKYPFPEIPGEKFISEEIVWNAIARDGYYLRWFNEIIYTCDYLDGGLTKDNSKERNNPEGCLLWAKGQLETFPDNSRKRFLAIAIYRNAVKHVKNISTTAKELSVSPFSVVAASLMLSIYQPLFNLLQRNKH
- a CDS encoding glycosyltransferase family 32 protein, producing MIPKVIHYCWFGHNPLPPLAERCIASWKKFLPDYEIKEWNEDNFDVSQIPYTEQAYKNKKYAFVSDYARFKILYEHGGIYFDTDVEVIKPIDDILAKGAFMGLEQDVSEGFACAPGLGIACAPKAKLMKSLIDLYQDLQFENSDGSINTKTVVEHTSELMIRDGISIHPGILEFQDFSIYPKEYFCPKPSEFGKINLTENTRTIHHYAGSWISKKQRFANLLIKIFGKKIVLALWRFIK
- a CDS encoding glycosyltransferase, translated to MNKQVKVCQVLHGIVGGGSEQVVLNYCSRMSDIHFDLLYQYEPNPQILERFNEAGINCIQIPDKVHHPIKHLWSIFRIFRDGHYDVVHSHLDWFLNAYVMFLAWLARVPKRIAHHHQAYHPTNPLLRLLCAMLRIPNKMFATHWLACGKSAAENGWGKRTVANGKVTILPNAIDPERFKFDAIARKRIREQYGIAEDDFVVGHVGRFFPEKNHRFIIELFAELLKKNPKAKLLLVGNGPLQDDVKTLVHEKSLDDSVIFSGLQKDTVPFYCAFDVLLLPSVREAFPMTLVEAQYNGLQCVVSDAVPNEVAISSRVKKLPIKEVQPWVAELVKKNTRVENVDCRVDNDRFDIRKCYGVLELLYKTPKG
- a CDS encoding ATP-binding protein, whose amino-acid sequence is MMLGRHIKQVLNKSFFKGKALVLVGARQVGKTTLFNELAQGYDGKKLFLNCDEPEVKETLQNINARDLKLLIADNKLVIIDEAQRVPQVGLVLKRIADNFKDVQLMVTGSSSLDLRDRLNEPLTGRKLEYRLFPISSKEIYDAQGLIAVKQALHSRMIYGSYPDVLNNPENAKEILLNLSNSYLYKDLLSFEEIRKPTLLEKLLVALALQIGSEVSYNELAQTIGSDTRTVEKYIDLLEKCFVVFKLNAFNRNVRTELKKGKKVYFWDNGVRNAILQNFAPLELRNDAGALWENFFITERLKWNEYSQNHCNTYFWRTTAQQEIDFVEEQDGQYTVYEMKWNPKKGRTKIPETFTRNYPVKSATVVTPENYLDFLI